A region of Desulfuromonas sp. TF DNA encodes the following proteins:
- a CDS encoding DUF2892 domain-containing protein, producing the protein MMHNVCSRTEKIIRTIIGVALFGLFFLEGGWAYLGFLGVVPILTAIAGYCPISHLLGVNTCTMKEHHA; encoded by the coding sequence ATGATGCACAACGTCTGTTCGAGAACGGAAAAGATCATTCGGACGATCATCGGCGTGGCCCTGTTCGGCCTCTTCTTTCTCGAAGGCGGCTGGGCTTATCTCGGATTTCTCGGAGTCGTGCCTATTCTCACCGCGATTGCCGGCTACTGCCCGATCAGCCACCTGCTGGGGGTCAACACCTGCACGATGAAGGAACACCACGCCTGA
- a CDS encoding type II toxin-antitoxin system RelE/ParE family toxin — MPFSIIYHPEVKGRDIPKLKADIRERIRKAIETRLMVAPHEYGEPLRKTLKGYWKLRVGDYRVVFKVDAEEILILGICHRKEVYPLMERRQ; from the coding sequence GTGCCCTTTTCGATCATCTACCATCCCGAGGTCAAGGGGCGGGATATCCCGAAGCTCAAAGCCGATATCCGGGAACGGATCAGGAAGGCGATCGAAACCCGCCTCATGGTGGCCCCGCATGAATACGGTGAGCCCCTACGGAAGACCCTCAAGGGCTATTGGAAACTCAGAGTCGGGGATTACCGTGTCGTGTTCAAAGTTGACGCCGAAGAAATCCTCATCCTCGGCATCTGTCATCGCAAGGAAGTCTACCCGCTGATGGAAAGACGGCAGTGA
- a CDS encoding ribbon-helix-helix protein, CopG family, with the protein MPAKNPRINVVLEKPLYNALHDLAEDEGVSMSMLMRDLVKEALELREDRALADLATEREKGFDRRKALSHEEVWG; encoded by the coding sequence ATGCCCGCAAAAAACCCGAGAATCAACGTCGTCCTTGAAAAGCCCCTCTACAACGCCCTCCACGACCTTGCCGAAGACGAAGGTGTCTCCATGTCCATGCTGATGCGGGACCTGGTGAAGGAAGCCCTTGAGCTTCGCGAGGATCGGGCGCTGGCCGATCTTGCCACGGAACGGGAGAAGGGTTTCGACCGCCGCAAGGCCTTGAGCCATGAAGAGGTCTGGGGGTAG
- a CDS encoding DUF5963 family protein, with translation MKLFKFLKEGCKKVYHLFDGAFSIALNFITFFLFLLSFLFIVIFISMGATYISLSSGQQPIWLFGFVTNQVVLLMTSMKGLPSDQYMQFISKTYNIISLILTLLLSCFPVYAIFNIKKINTKQRIIKIQKLRDNDHEISMMMKHFRNADDIVIYASTFGPLRNQLFADMLYDKAINHKLKLVSSTSRERVEAAIGEEVVEMFSDFFEFDSNSGEIRCSYIKYGSLRKFIYKFSKSEYLDNREYLASITDDHPSGDTKHLLWALDYLS, from the coding sequence ATGAAATTGTTTAAGTTTCTTAAAGAGGGGTGTAAAAAGGTCTATCATTTGTTTGACGGTGCATTTTCTATAGCACTTAATTTTATTACTTTCTTTCTTTTTTTGCTCTCTTTTCTGTTTATTGTCATTTTTATATCTATGGGAGCAACATACATAAGTCTTAGCAGTGGGCAACAACCCATATGGCTCTTTGGTTTTGTAACTAATCAGGTTGTCTTGTTGATGACAAGTATGAAAGGTTTGCCTTCAGATCAATATATGCAGTTTATTAGTAAGACCTATAATATTATTTCTCTTATTCTGACTTTATTGCTTTCTTGTTTTCCCGTGTATGCAATATTCAATATCAAGAAAATTAATACTAAACAGAGGATAATTAAGATACAGAAGTTGCGTGATAATGATCATGAAATCAGTATGATGATGAAGCACTTCAGAAATGCTGATGATATTGTCATATACGCATCAACTTTCGGCCCACTAAGAAATCAACTATTCGCTGATATGCTATACGATAAAGCGATAAATCATAAATTAAAGCTTGTAAGCTCTACTTCGCGAGAAAGGGTGGAAGCTGCAATTGGAGAAGAGGTGGTAGAAATGTTTAGTGATTTCTTCGAATTCGATTCAAATTCAGGAGAAATTCGCTGCTCATATATTAAATATGGAAGCTTAAGGAAGTTTATTTATAAATTCAGCAAGTCTGAATACTTAGATAATAGGGAGTACCTGGCTAGTATTACTGATGATCATCCAAGTGGGGATACAAAGCACCTTTTATGGGCCCTTGATTATCTTTCTTAG
- a CDS encoding DUF92 domain-containing protein: protein MSSLIILMALLFFGSLFWVGFVTIWAALISLLLVVFPSVVIHNHLDSFAIFIVYALIFLMSYYKKKKKKEIYLGVGTKEGKKRAQNIFGKVFLPSFFATVGSSPLVVVSLAYGLADSIGSQLGVLSTEQPRLITTFQKVPAGTNGAISFLGTMLGFGVVVIFGTIYSLYQKEFWWWVWLAAFGGVVGSLIDSLLGATIERKFNLSDWSINFISVFLVSLMAFLFFVVD, encoded by the coding sequence ATGTCTTCTTTAATAATCTTGATGGCGCTATTGTTTTTTGGCTCTTTGTTTTGGGTGGGTTTTGTTACAATTTGGGCCGCGCTAATTTCGTTGCTGCTTGTAGTTTTCCCTTCTGTAGTTATACATAATCATTTAGATTCTTTTGCTATTTTTATTGTTTATGCTCTGATTTTTCTTATGTCCTATTATAAGAAAAAGAAGAAGAAAGAGATATATCTTGGGGTTGGAACCAAAGAGGGAAAGAAGAGGGCTCAAAATATATTCGGTAAAGTTTTTTTACCATCGTTTTTTGCTACTGTTGGATCAAGCCCCCTTGTTGTTGTGTCTTTAGCATATGGACTAGCTGATTCGATTGGCAGTCAACTTGGGGTTCTTTCCACTGAACAGCCTCGGTTAATAACTACTTTCCAAAAGGTGCCAGCCGGAACTAATGGTGCGATATCTTTTTTAGGGACGATGCTTGGTTTTGGGGTCGTCGTTATTTTTGGGACAATTTATTCTTTATATCAGAAGGAGTTCTGGTGGTGGGTTTGGTTGGCCGCTTTTGGGGGTGTGGTAGGTAGCCTTATCGATAGTTTATTGGGAGCGACTATCGAAAGAAAGTTTAATTTGTCTGATTGGTCTATTAATTTTATTTCAGTATTTTTGGTGTCTTTAATGGCTTTTTTGTTTTTTGTCGTTGACTAG
- a CDS encoding radical SAM/SPASM domain-containing protein, whose amino-acid sequence MCRVTFDLKKELKSSDKYYENKRTLGPTWACLEITSYCNFDCDYCVQENSNINDLCFEEWCIIIDKLKSFGITQISIIGGEPTLSSDLFEIIRYAKKQGFVVSLCSNGSLVDNSYAQALSASGLDQIQINIDHIDKGHHKNIRKSPSCCVEPLTALRNCSEYGIETVVATVVQEGNFNCLEEISSLVVENNFSSYRLWREVSGAPSAEMADFIVAAERVHAYLRERGLVSVKSTCNDLPVSFSDEISFSGCPAGSVFICISSFGDVFPCSFCRTSVGNILKEPLEAIFGNVAELSRQEKDLCLL is encoded by the coding sequence GTGTGTAGAGTGACCTTTGATTTAAAAAAAGAACTTAAAAGTTCAGATAAATATTATGAGAACAAGAGGACTCTGGGTCCAACTTGGGCTTGCCTTGAAATAACAAGTTACTGCAATTTTGACTGCGATTATTGTGTCCAAGAAAATTCAAATATCAATGATCTTTGTTTTGAAGAATGGTGCATTATAATAGATAAGTTAAAAAGTTTTGGAATTACCCAAATATCAATTATTGGAGGCGAGCCAACTTTAAGCAGTGATCTTTTCGAGATAATTAGATATGCAAAAAAGCAAGGATTTGTAGTAAGCCTTTGTTCTAATGGGTCTTTAGTAGACAATTCTTATGCACAAGCTCTCTCAGCCTCTGGTTTGGATCAGATACAGATTAATATTGATCATATAGATAAAGGTCATCATAAAAATATAAGAAAATCCCCTTCATGCTGTGTTGAACCATTAACAGCGCTGAGAAATTGTAGTGAATATGGGATTGAGACCGTTGTTGCGACGGTTGTGCAGGAGGGAAATTTTAATTGTTTGGAAGAGATTTCTAGCCTAGTTGTGGAAAATAATTTTTCCTCGTACCGATTGTGGAGAGAGGTATCTGGTGCGCCTAGTGCTGAAATGGCCGATTTCATAGTTGCCGCTGAGAGAGTGCATGCCTATCTCAGAGAGCGAGGCCTCGTTTCAGTGAAGTCTACGTGTAATGATCTTCCTGTCAGCTTTTCTGATGAAATAAGTTTTTCTGGATGCCCCGCTGGGTCTGTTTTTATATGTATCTCTAGTTTTGGGGATGTTTTCCCGTGCTCTTTTTGCAGGACCTCTGTTGGAAATATCCTGAAAGAACCTTTGGAGGCTATATTTGGCAATGTTGCTGAGTTGTCAAGGCAAGAAAAGGATCTATGTCTTCTTTAA
- a CDS encoding ABC-three component system middle component 6 — protein MLLPDNIHPAQSIYYNGAFVLQALREHCAMDLLDLYMSTQTYRQMAMPVFVLCLDWLFLLNLVSLNDQGRVQLCS, from the coding sequence ATGCTGCTTCCTGACAACATCCACCCGGCACAGAGTATCTACTATAACGGCGCCTTTGTGCTGCAGGCACTCCGCGAGCACTGCGCAATGGATCTGCTGGACCTGTACATGAGCACACAAACGTATCGTCAGATGGCCATGCCGGTATTCGTGCTGTGCCTGGACTGGCTATTTCTGCTGAATCTCGTCAGTCTGAACGATCAGGGGAGGGTTCAATTATGTTCCTGA
- a CDS encoding ABC-three component system protein, which yields MNRSHLFNYIEEKLSHLASRIEVRGKLNLLDLHLHSENFYLHFFNELFGWPLENLNTIKPNAEAIDLIDHVNKIVVQVSATATKAKVESALAKDLSAYTGYSFKFISISKDACSLRTQAFFNPHKLVFDPLCDIFDVPSILKYITALDVDDQRRIADFIRKELGAEVDVRKLETNLAAVIKILAKQDLRRGNSAVETVPFKVDEKIEFNSLDASRDIIDDYLVHHSRVDRIYTDFDRGGVNKSLSVLDAIRGYYRAHKSQLGGDALFRKVVDCATDTVLSSLNHEPLPWEELELCVNILAVDAFVRCKIFKNPVGYAHAAS from the coding sequence ATGAACAGATCCCACCTTTTCAATTACATCGAAGAGAAGCTTTCTCACCTCGCGAGCAGAATCGAGGTTCGCGGCAAGCTGAACCTCCTAGATCTTCACCTCCACTCCGAGAATTTCTACCTGCATTTCTTCAATGAGTTGTTCGGGTGGCCGCTGGAGAATTTGAATACTATCAAACCGAATGCAGAAGCTATCGATCTGATCGACCACGTGAACAAGATCGTCGTGCAGGTCTCCGCGACAGCTACCAAGGCAAAAGTGGAGTCGGCGCTTGCAAAGGATCTTTCCGCCTACACCGGTTATTCCTTCAAATTCATATCCATCTCCAAGGATGCCTGTTCCCTGCGCACCCAAGCGTTTTTCAATCCCCATAAACTCGTCTTCGATCCTCTTTGCGATATTTTTGATGTCCCTTCCATCCTGAAATATATCACCGCCCTGGACGTGGACGACCAGCGCCGCATTGCCGACTTCATAAGGAAGGAACTGGGAGCGGAAGTCGATGTCCGCAAACTGGAGACGAATCTTGCCGCCGTCATCAAGATCCTGGCGAAACAGGACCTGCGACGGGGCAATTCTGCGGTTGAAACCGTTCCGTTCAAGGTCGACGAGAAGATCGAATTCAACAGCCTTGACGCCTCCCGCGACATCATCGACGACTACCTGGTCCACCATAGTCGGGTCGACAGGATCTACACCGACTTCGATCGGGGGGGCGTCAACAAAAGCCTTTCAGTGCTTGATGCCATACGGGGCTATTACCGGGCACACAAATCACAGCTCGGAGGAGATGCCCTGTTCCGAAAGGTTGTCGATTGCGCGACCGACACCGTCCTGTCCAGCTTGAATCATGAGCCCCTTCCGTGGGAGGAGCTGGAGCTCTGCGTGAATATTTTGGCGGTGGATGCATTTGTTCGCTGCAAGATATTCAAGAACCCGGTAGGATACGCCCATGCTGCTTCCTGA
- a CDS encoding addiction module protein, which translates to MPRSLWEDLCQHAGKVQSPEWHGATLEQREENPRVGEAEFSDWDAAKKRIRKECE; encoded by the coding sequence TTGCCAAGGTCCCTTTGGGAGGATCTATGCCAGCATGCCGGGAAGGTCCAATCGCCGGAATGGCATGGCGCCACACTTGAGCAGCGTGAAGAGAACCCTCGGGTGGGAGAAGCGGAATTCAGCGATTGGGATGCGGCCAAGAAACGCATCCGGAAAGAATGCGAGTGA
- a CDS encoding amidohydrolase family protein — protein MPIVLDTFVDTHCHMFTAADVPIHATIKRSIKHPLAVLFGGVAARAGFANFERFLMYFDSESIENVRQVVNEMEIALSHTGLAHFQIDAREKILTPLVMDFDTNGNVCKFEGQLRRLVEAAKAHRLEGSGSKVKVLPFVGLDPRKLVYQGGTAGPLLSVAEIKTRVEGFLRDHEVVDSVTRRDRDSLVSGDVIGVKLYPPLGFQVHPEDVSERAAYLAVYEKLAELEVPITVHCQQASYNLSGSAKDEFTTPENWAKVLRASPTLANLRINFGHFGGEQGAAYAIRWDDPVPDDPWGTPSAAGPSHHGWTTRIIQLLKQYDHTYADISAFDYGSQEGVSSLLWILAYDEAGEFDESGGRNHKLKEKLMWGSDYPMFLEKKFNDYPTYFGGFVKNIIHRHSIRDTTKFPIPDEVELPEAEGLLRGMTGENPVRFLFG, from the coding sequence ATGCCGATTGTGCTCGATACGTTCGTCGACACCCACTGTCACATGTTTACCGCAGCGGATGTGCCGATCCACGCCACCATCAAGCGTAGCATCAAGCATCCGCTGGCGGTACTATTCGGCGGGGTAGCGGCCCGTGCCGGTTTCGCCAATTTTGAGCGTTTCCTGATGTATTTTGATTCCGAGTCGATCGAAAATGTGCGCCAGGTGGTCAATGAAATGGAAATCGCCTTGAGCCACACCGGCCTCGCACACTTTCAGATCGATGCCCGGGAAAAGATCCTGACTCCCTTGGTGATGGATTTTGATACCAACGGCAATGTGTGTAAATTCGAGGGGCAGTTGCGGCGCTTGGTCGAGGCGGCCAAGGCGCACCGATTGGAGGGCTCGGGCAGCAAGGTCAAGGTGCTGCCCTTTGTCGGACTCGACCCGCGCAAGTTGGTCTACCAGGGTGGAACAGCGGGCCCCCTGCTGAGTGTGGCAGAGATAAAGACGCGGGTTGAAGGATTCCTGCGTGACCACGAGGTGGTCGATTCCGTCACGCGCCGCGACAGGGACAGCCTCGTCTCCGGCGATGTCATCGGAGTCAAGCTGTATCCGCCTCTCGGCTTCCAGGTCCATCCCGAGGATGTCAGTGAAAGGGCGGCCTATCTGGCCGTCTATGAAAAGCTTGCCGAGCTCGAGGTACCGATCACGGTCCATTGCCAGCAGGCCTCCTACAATCTGAGCGGCAGCGCCAAGGATGAATTCACCACCCCCGAAAACTGGGCCAAGGTGCTTCGGGCCAGTCCGACGCTGGCCAACTTGCGGATCAATTTCGGACATTTCGGCGGCGAGCAGGGGGCGGCCTATGCGATCCGATGGGATGATCCGGTTCCGGATGACCCGTGGGGAACCCCGTCCGCCGCCGGTCCATCTCACCATGGTTGGACGACCCGGATCATCCAACTCCTGAAGCAGTACGACCATACCTATGCGGATATCTCGGCTTTTGATTACGGGAGCCAGGAGGGTGTTTCTTCACTGCTATGGATTCTCGCTTACGACGAGGCCGGGGAGTTTGACGAGTCGGGCGGGAGGAACCACAAGCTGAAAGAGAAGTTGATGTGGGGGTCGGACTACCCGATGTTTTTGGAGAAGAAATTCAACGACTATCCGACCTATTTTGGCGGGTTCGTGAAAAATATCATTCACAGGCACTCGATCCGCGACACTACGAAGTTTCCGATTCCTGACGAAGTTGAGTTGCCCGAGGCGGAAGGGTTGCTTCGGGGGATGACGGGGGAGAATCCCGTGAGGTTTTTGTTTGGGTGA
- a CDS encoding ATP-binding protein has translation MTLDADLIEQLRRVLASAEQILPKAVSEIDWRGCHAASWRRHSLTGYLEPTRQADDIRIEDLLGIDDQKKVVEDNTRQFLKGFPANNILLWGSRGTGKSSLIRALLNTYATEGLRIVQVDKDDLPSLPDIFSRIENQPYRFLIFCDDLSFEPGEKSYKVLKSALDGAVYSAPENALIYVTSNRRHLLPEYHTDNLGAKMVNNEIHHGEAVEEKISLSDRFGLWVPFHAFSQDHYLTVVRQCIANLCRANGIAPQWGRELELAAIAWSHEKSKRCGRTAFQFAKRWVGRRMLEESAESSARDVAAKYF, from the coding sequence ATGACTCTCGACGCCGATCTGATCGAACAACTCCGGCGGGTGCTGGCCTCTGCCGAGCAAATCCTGCCGAAGGCGGTCTCCGAAATCGACTGGCGAGGCTGCCACGCCGCCAGCTGGCGTCGCCATTCCCTGACCGGCTACCTGGAGCCGACCCGGCAGGCCGACGACATCCGGATCGAGGACCTGCTGGGGATCGACGACCAGAAGAAGGTGGTGGAGGACAACACCCGTCAGTTCCTCAAGGGATTTCCCGCAAACAACATCCTGCTGTGGGGATCGCGCGGCACCGGCAAGTCCTCGCTGATCCGGGCTCTGCTCAACACCTACGCCACGGAGGGGCTCCGCATCGTGCAGGTGGACAAGGATGACCTCCCCAGCCTCCCCGACATTTTCTCCCGAATCGAAAATCAGCCCTACCGCTTCCTCATTTTCTGCGACGACCTCTCCTTCGAGCCGGGGGAAAAGAGCTACAAGGTCCTCAAAAGCGCCCTCGACGGCGCCGTCTACTCAGCCCCGGAGAACGCCCTCATCTACGTCACCTCCAACCGCCGCCACCTGCTCCCCGAATACCACACCGACAATCTCGGCGCCAAGATGGTCAACAACGAGATCCACCACGGGGAGGCCGTGGAGGAGAAGATCTCCCTCTCCGACCGCTTCGGCCTTTGGGTCCCCTTCCACGCCTTCTCCCAGGACCACTATCTCACAGTGGTGCGCCAGTGCATTGCCAATCTCTGCCGCGCAAACGGCATCGCCCCTCAATGGGGTAGGGAGCTCGAGCTCGCCGCCATCGCCTGGTCGCACGAAAAGAGCAAGCGCTGCGGCCGCACCGCCTTTCAGTTCGCCAAAAGGTGGGTGGGGAGGAGGATGCTGGAGGAGTCGGCGGAGTCGAGTGCTCGGGATGTGGCGGCGAAGTATTTTTGA
- a CDS encoding LOG family protein, giving the protein MELHFPRSNGELDELIDDILRQAGVHHPGIIREMIISALKAGQESDYLADLKLMRTTMKEMRYTNKIFGPYRNRKKVTIFGSARTMPEEPIYQKCVVFSRMLTERGYMVITGGGGGIMQAGNEGAGIENSFAVNIRLPFEQETNPVMSESKNVITYKYFFNRKVAFLKEAQAVALFPGGFGTLDEAMETLTLVQTGKNPPIPLVLIDDENGDYWERWLHFIKETLLKRGLISGEDFSLFTITRDPVEAVQVIEDFYRIYHSSRFVRNTLVIRLNRPLTPEQVDTLEREFLEIIEPGSSLQQVGPLPEEQDQPDLISLPRLTFEFNHRSYGLLKAFIRRLNSFADEMPEPEVSGCSLAAKEKS; this is encoded by the coding sequence ATGGAATTGCATTTCCCCCGCTCCAACGGCGAACTCGACGAATTGATCGACGACATCCTCCGTCAGGCCGGGGTCCATCACCCCGGCATCATCCGCGAGATGATCATCAGCGCCCTCAAGGCAGGGCAGGAGAGCGATTATCTGGCCGACCTCAAGCTGATGCGCACCACCATGAAGGAGATGCGCTACACCAACAAGATCTTCGGTCCCTACCGCAATCGCAAGAAAGTGACCATCTTCGGCTCGGCCCGTACCATGCCGGAAGAGCCGATCTACCAGAAATGTGTGGTCTTCTCCCGGATGCTGACCGAGCGCGGCTACATGGTGATCACCGGCGGCGGCGGCGGGATCATGCAGGCCGGCAACGAGGGGGCGGGAATCGAAAATTCCTTCGCCGTCAACATCCGGCTTCCCTTCGAGCAGGAAACCAACCCGGTGATGTCGGAGAGCAAGAACGTCATCACCTACAAGTACTTCTTCAACCGCAAGGTGGCTTTCCTCAAGGAGGCCCAGGCCGTGGCCCTCTTCCCCGGAGGCTTCGGCACCCTCGACGAGGCGATGGAAACCCTCACCCTGGTGCAGACGGGGAAGAATCCCCCCATTCCCCTGGTCCTCATCGACGACGAAAACGGCGACTACTGGGAGCGCTGGCTCCATTTCATCAAGGAGACCCTGCTCAAGCGAGGGCTGATCTCCGGCGAGGACTTCAGCCTCTTCACCATCACCCGAGATCCGGTCGAAGCCGTCCAGGTCATCGAAGACTTCTACCGCATCTATCACTCCAGCCGTTTCGTCCGCAACACCCTGGTCATCCGCCTCAATCGCCCCCTGACCCCTGAACAGGTGGATACCCTGGAGAGGGAGTTTCTCGAAATCATCGAGCCCGGCAGCTCCCTGCAGCAGGTCGGTCCCCTGCCGGAGGAGCAGGACCAGCCCGACCTGATCTCCCTGCCCCGACTCACTTTCGAGTTCAACCACCGGAGCTACGGTCTGCTCAAGGCCTTCATCCGCCGCCTGAATTCGTTCGCCGACGAGATGCCGGAACCGGAAGTCTCCGGGTGCTCCCTCGCTGCAAAGGAGAAATCATGA
- a CDS encoding zinc ribbon domain-containing protein: protein MQEKMELLKELQEIDQELNKVGQSRKELETERSALDADIERVQGMVDSLNADSEALKEQRRELTQALVLEQENVKKAEARLPSIKTQKEYVAVLKEIDTAKKMNKDIEDQIRVKDGEIELLNKEREEKEGELASLREKVDARQGEIAAVLAEYTQVQDEKGSQRDVLLKDLPAQLRKRYQLLFERRGGMAVVEARNGACLGCNMHLPPQLFNSLFQTQEILSCPHCNRLLFVNFEG from the coding sequence GTGCAAGAAAAGATGGAGCTGCTCAAGGAGTTGCAGGAGATCGATCAGGAACTGAACAAGGTTGGCCAGAGCAGGAAGGAGCTGGAGACCGAACGATCGGCATTGGATGCCGATATCGAGCGCGTTCAGGGTATGGTCGATAGCCTGAACGCGGACAGCGAAGCTCTCAAGGAACAGCGCCGAGAGTTGACCCAGGCTCTGGTCCTGGAGCAGGAGAATGTCAAAAAAGCCGAGGCGCGGCTCCCGTCGATCAAGACCCAGAAGGAGTATGTGGCGGTTCTCAAGGAAATCGACACCGCAAAGAAGATGAACAAGGACATTGAAGACCAGATCCGGGTCAAGGACGGAGAGATCGAGCTTCTGAACAAGGAGCGGGAAGAAAAGGAGGGGGAACTGGCCTCCCTCAGGGAAAAAGTCGACGCCCGTCAGGGTGAAATCGCCGCTGTTCTTGCCGAATATACTCAGGTACAGGATGAGAAAGGGAGCCAGCGGGACGTCCTGCTCAAGGATTTGCCGGCTCAATTGCGCAAACGCTATCAGCTCCTCTTCGAGCGCCGCGGCGGTATGGCCGTAGTGGAAGCGAGAAACGGCGCCTGTCTCGGCTGCAACATGCATCTTCCCCCCCAGCTGTTTAATAGCCTCTTTCAGACGCAGGAGATTCTGAGCTGCCCCCACTGCAACCGCCTGCTCTTTGTCAATTTCGAAGGATGA